The Lampris incognitus isolate fLamInc1 chromosome 7, fLamInc1.hap2, whole genome shotgun sequence genome window below encodes:
- the cfap45 gene encoding cilia- and flagella-associated protein 45: MVAVVGSETTTIRNRTQHSPQQISAAREALTSHSGSSAPRLHGRCLPGRYRTRFLPSVVEESLFGLPKLQTPLTIKQSEKWGKPVLGARDQSRSAPQQRSQPAETVRIITKDLIRDLKIPREDPSGLSIILSAAEIKRIRSASRVLTEEERETMMEAFQKKKEEAMYAAEERKAQIRQADLSRKKNQALSELEAEAQHRAQYLLERANAIRMEQEDEVKKLNKLILDAQCHTMRDTQILEKRKIQAELLEEERRLDAMMEVNRRNAIEAQEQIDELRKQQRISGKQQIVDQMEERLEERLLQDELKEQEGQQIVRNLERIQQEELEALERRREEQKCLQQEIMRINAETLQAKERRRAEEALADLRAMEYTHKKMEREAEFEAEQRRIKREKEKEVARLRALQERERDYKAEQDELRAKRNQEATEREWRRKEKERAEKKAQEDAMLKAARLEQVAHKEHLLSMEAGRERAEFERVLKAQQEAIAKQKAEEEKQQQRALGHAEAVRLQVKERELMAVAKRRDFFKEGDQLDEEARHRRIRLDEIKRKKLMELKAAGLPEKYYSKVERKAFTLPALIH, translated from the exons ATGGTCGCTGTCGTCGGCAGTGAAACGACAACTATTAGGAACAGAACACAGCACAGCCCGCAGCAGATAAGTGCTGCCAGAGAGGCGCTGACG TCTCACAGCGGCTCTTCGGCTCCACGGCTCCACGGCCGCTGCCTCCCCGGCCGCTACCGCACCCGGTTTCTCCCCTCTGTTGTGGAGGAGAGCTTGTTTGGCCTCCCAAAACTT CAAACACCCTTGACCATCAAACAGTCAGAGAAATGGGGAAAGCCAGTCCTCGGGGCCAGGGATCAGTCCCGTTCTGCCCCCCAGCAAAGGAGCCAGCCAGCAGAGACCGTCCGCATCATCACCAAGGACCTCATCCGGGATCTCAA GATCCCAAGAGAGGATCCATCGGGACTGTCCATCATCCTAAGTGCAGCTGAGATAAAGCGAATCAGGTCAGCATCCCGCGTTCTGactgaagaggagagggagaccATGATGGAAGCCTTTCAGAAAAAGAAGGAGGAAGCCATG TATGcagcagaggaaaggaaggcccaGATCCGTCAGGCAGACCTGTCTCGCAAAAAGAACCAGGCACTGAGTGAATTGGAGGCAGAGGCGCAGCACCGGGCCCAGTACCTACTCGAACGGGCCAATGCCATAAGAATGGAGCAAGAGGATGAGGTCAAGAAGCTCAATAAG TTGATTCTGGATGCTCAGTGCCATACAATGCGTGACACCCAGATCCTTGAGAAGAGAAAGATTCAGGCAGAGCTGTTGGAGGAGGAGAGGCGCCTGGATGCCATGATGGAAGTGAACCGCCGCAATGCCATTGAGGCCCAGGAGCAGATCGATGAGCTGCGCAAACAGCAGAGGATCTC TGGGAAGCAACAGATTGTCGACCAGATGGAAGAGCGTCTGGAGGAGAGGCTGTTGCAGGATGAGCTGAAGGAACAAGAAGGACAGCAGATTGTGAGGAACCTGGAGAGGATACAACAGGAGGAGCTAGAG GCCCTGGAGAGGAGGCGAGAGGAGCAGAAGTGTCTGCAGCAGGAGATCATGCGAATCAATGCTGAAACCCTGCAGGCCAAGGAACGGAGGAGAGCGGAGGAGGCACTGGCTGACCTAAGAGCCATGGAATACACTCACAAGAAAATG GAACGTGAGGCTGAATTTGAAGCAGAGCAGAGACGAAtaaagagggagaaggagaaggaggtggCCAGGCTGAGGGCCCtgcaggagagagaaagagactacAAGGCAGAGCAG gaTGAGCTTCGTGCTAAGAGAAACCAGGAGGCCACAGAgagagaatggaggagaaaagagaaggagCGAGCAGAGAAGAAAGCACAGGAGGATGCAATGCTTAAAGCTGCTCGCTTGGAGCAGGTTGCCCACAAAGAGCACCTGCTGTCCATGGAGGCCGGCCGGGAGAGGGCCGAGTTTGAGAGGGTGTTGAA GGCCCAGCAGGAGGCCATTGCCAAGCAGAAAGCAGAGGAGGAGAAACAGCAGCAGAGAGCGCTGGGCCATGCAGAAGCTGTCCGCCTGCAGGTGAAGGAGCGGGAGCTGATGGCTGTGGCCAAGCGCAGGGACTTCTTCAAAGAAGGGGACCAACTGGACGAGGAAGCCCGCCACAGACGCATCCGCCTCGACGAAATCAAGAGGAAGAAGCTGATGGAGCTCAA GGCTGCAGGACTGCCTGAGAAATATTACAGTAAAGTGGAGCGGAAGGCCTTTACCTTACCTGCTTTGATTCACTAG